The Fictibacillus arsenicus genome contains a region encoding:
- a CDS encoding tyrosine-type recombinase/integrase: MEEYPHLPEYAHSFISHLQKKGRKKSTIKRYYYDLMDFLAWVRVIKNNDNLTVIQNMTADLLKEYFQFLNEEREYSTATSKRVFTVIKSLFQFLQSQRLIQENPFSVIEKDLKEDNQFQEKDFITEEEFQQLFETLSSFDGLTEKQQKYRHLLIKRNEAILSLLYHYGLTLQELTNIEMKHVNFTRQQLTVINTSEIRHLPLTDFTQQLLYTYKEDIPAAIRPNNYSSDRFFIAFDYQRGTFRFDYSVYEPKPLTVIAIQKMLRQEIRRSGIRQGISSQHLRRTAILNFIASGKTVEEVQSWFGLKSHLTLQRYDNFIKQIKTP; this comes from the coding sequence ATGGAAGAGTATCCACACTTACCCGAATATGCCCATTCATTTATCTCACATCTGCAAAAAAAAGGCAGGAAAAAAAGCACGATTAAAAGGTATTACTATGATCTTATGGACTTTCTTGCCTGGGTTAGAGTTATTAAAAATAATGACAATCTAACTGTGATTCAAAATATGACTGCTGATCTGTTAAAAGAATATTTTCAATTTTTAAATGAAGAAAGAGAGTACAGTACGGCAACCAGCAAACGAGTTTTTACTGTAATTAAGAGTCTCTTTCAATTTCTTCAATCACAAAGACTTATCCAGGAAAACCCGTTTTCAGTCATTGAAAAAGATTTAAAGGAAGATAATCAATTTCAAGAAAAAGATTTTATAACAGAGGAAGAATTTCAGCAGCTGTTTGAAACTCTCTCTTCTTTTGATGGTCTCACCGAAAAGCAGCAAAAATACAGACACTTGCTTATCAAAAGAAATGAAGCAATTCTATCGCTGTTGTACCATTACGGATTAACTTTACAAGAATTGACGAATATTGAAATGAAACATGTTAATTTTACAAGACAGCAGTTAACGGTTATAAATACTTCGGAAATTAGACACTTGCCTCTTACTGATTTCACCCAACAACTTTTATATACATACAAAGAAGACATACCTGCCGCTATCAGACCAAATAATTATTCTTCTGACCGTTTTTTTATCGCATTTGATTATCAAAGGGGTACTTTTCGATTTGATTATTCAGTTTATGAACCAAAACCCTTAACAGTAATCGCTATTCAGAAAATGTTAAGACAGGAAATCAGACGATCTGGTATTAGACAAGGTATAAGCTCTCAACACTTACGAAGGACAGCAATATTAAATTTTATAGCTTCAGGTAAAACAGTCGAAGAAGTACAGTCTTGGTTCGGTTTAAAATCGCATCTCACTTTACAAAGATATGATAACTTCATTAAACAAATAAAAACTCCCTAG